A stretch of Campylobacter volucris DNA encodes these proteins:
- a CDS encoding FTR1 family protein — protein MLKKILCFVILFFSFAFAREIDYKEENEAIKQALEQSILLYKENQFLQAKKKVEDAYFQHFENMEGSIGRNVGRKVIAMERKFNSLRKMYKDKEEISKIEALIASLKFDLDEIVPILENGLQLKAEVSDVNYDKTLAQNASLEAEKKRQQEAAKMFLTLLGEEIKDQNISTNQNLDQNLSNLQEASSLDARLQFLIDEMSSKLDQAVLAFLNKDYQKAKDFIQAALFENYRNSKVEILVARYTKAGMDKKIQTKLRSIIRQINNNTLDEKKMRDEIASILDLLYEAFLALPKEELSLLEIKGFDDQELNLKDYSKVYNDIKIALNELLQNYEGFSLNSIDSLQNIYLDIFEASGMESKIGAVDSALKLKIESYFSKGVALIKASVSKEELKQNFDELEKLIEQSLDKIQESSPISLFIWALGIILREGLEALIIIVAIMSYLIQSGNQKRLSIVYSAFWSGIFLSFVSAFLISWFFKEQAGQSRELLEGITMLIAVVLLFYVGFWLLSNAQNKKWVNFVKTQAVEAISNNSAKALWFSVFLAVFREGAETILFYQALLFDAKTNLDYSFILAGLVGGLVILSILYYLLKNGALKIPLKQFFYITSYVIFYMVFVFMGKGIGELIEAKVITPSLIPFDFDGILWLGIYPYYESIIPQFMVLILLIMGIFITKQISNKKEKI, from the coding sequence GTGTTGAAGAAAATCCTTTGTTTTGTGATTTTATTTTTCTCTTTTGCTTTTGCAAGGGAGATTGATTACAAAGAAGAAAATGAGGCTATCAAACAGGCTTTAGAACAAAGTATATTATTATATAAAGAAAATCAATTTTTACAAGCAAAGAAAAAAGTAGAAGATGCGTATTTTCAACATTTTGAAAACATGGAAGGATCCATAGGACGCAATGTAGGAAGAAAAGTCATTGCTATGGAGCGAAAATTTAATAGTCTTCGAAAAATGTATAAAGATAAAGAAGAAATTTCTAAAATTGAAGCGTTGATTGCTAGTTTAAAATTTGATTTAGATGAAATTGTGCCAATTTTAGAAAATGGTTTGCAATTAAAAGCCGAAGTTAGCGATGTAAATTATGATAAGACATTAGCTCAAAATGCTTCTTTAGAAGCGGAGAAAAAAAGACAGCAAGAAGCTGCTAAGATGTTTTTAACTTTACTTGGTGAAGAAATTAAAGATCAAAATATATCTACAAATCAAAATTTAGATCAAAATTTATCCAATCTCCAAGAAGCTTCTAGCTTGGATGCAAGATTGCAATTTTTAATTGATGAGATGAGCTCTAAATTAGATCAAGCTGTTTTAGCTTTTCTCAATAAAGACTATCAAAAAGCAAAAGATTTTATTCAAGCTGCTTTGTTTGAAAATTATAGAAATTCAAAAGTAGAAATTTTGGTTGCAAGATACACTAAAGCCGGTATGGATAAAAAAATCCAAACTAAATTAAGATCTATCATTAGACAAATTAATAACAATACTTTAGATGAAAAAAAGATGAGAGATGAAATTGCGAGCATTTTAGATTTGCTATATGAAGCATTTTTAGCTTTGCCAAAAGAAGAATTATCTTTACTGGAAATTAAAGGTTTTGATGATCAAGAATTAAATTTAAAAGATTATTCTAAAGTTTATAATGACATTAAGATTGCTTTAAATGAGCTTTTGCAAAATTATGAAGGTTTTAGCTTAAACAGCATCGATTCTTTGCAAAATATTTACTTAGATATATTTGAAGCAAGTGGTATGGAAAGTAAAATTGGAGCAGTTGATAGTGCTTTAAAATTAAAAATTGAAAGTTATTTTTCAAAAGGTGTAGCTTTGATTAAAGCAAGTGTTTCCAAAGAAGAATTAAAACAAAATTTTGATGAACTGGAAAAATTGATAGAACAATCACTAGATAAAATTCAAGAATCTTCTCCAATATCATTATTTATATGGGCTTTAGGGATTATTTTAAGAGAAGGCTTGGAAGCTTTAATTATCATTGTAGCTATAATGTCATATTTAATTCAAAGTGGCAATCAAAAGCGTTTGAGTATAGTGTATTCAGCTTTTTGGAGTGGGATATTTTTAAGTTTTGTTAGTGCTTTTTTGATTTCTTGGTTTTTTAAAGAACAAGCTGGGCAAAGTAGAGAACTTTTAGAAGGTATTACTATGCTTATTGCGGTGGTATTGCTTTTTTATGTAGGTTTTTGGCTTTTATCTAATGCTCAAAATAAAAAATGGGTTAATTTTGTTAAAACTCAAGCAGTAGAAGCTATTTCTAACAATTCAGCTAAAGCTTTATGGTTTAGTGTGTTTTTAGCTGTTTTTAGAGAAGGGGCTGAAACTATACTTTTTTATCAGGCTTTATTATTTGATGCAAAAACTAATTTAGATTATAGCTTTATTTTAGCAGGTTTAGTTGGTGGATTGGTTATTTTAAGTATTTTGTATTATTTATTAAAAAATGGTGCTTTAAAAATTCCACTAAAACAATTTTTTTATATCACTTCATATGTTATTTTTTATATGGTTTTTGTCTTTATGGGCAAAGGTATAGGCGAGCTTATAGAGGCTAAAGTCATCACTCCAAGTTTAATTCCTTTTGATTTTGATGGAATTTTGTGGCTTGGAATTTATCCTTATTATGAAAGCATCATACCTCAATTTATGGTTTTAATCTTACTCATTATGGGTATTTTTATAACAAAACAAATTTCAAATAAAAAGGAAAAAATATGA
- a CDS encoding D-amino-acid transaminase, with translation MEEKEIVFLNGEFVKSDEARISVFDRGFIFGDGIYEVVPIIKSKIADKEEFWERFERSLAQINLKLPFSKEEMEEFFKKLIEKNSLKEGGIYMQVTRGVASRNFALLEGLKPTIMAFAFECNVIEHEFAKSGVNVISTADLRWKRRDIKSISLLAQCLAKQEAIKAKAFEAFMVENALVTEASSSSAFIIKNNTLITKPFSNEILPGIRRKNILKFAKELGLRVDQRAFSMKEVYEADEVFISAATFLILGVIKADSKVIKDGQVGFYTQKLREKYIEKIIKETA, from the coding sequence ATGGAAGAAAAAGAAATAGTTTTTTTAAATGGTGAATTTGTAAAATCAGATGAGGCTAGAATAAGCGTGTTTGATAGAGGATTTATCTTTGGAGATGGAATTTATGAAGTTGTTCCTATAATCAAGTCTAAAATAGCTGATAAAGAAGAATTTTGGGAGCGTTTTGAGAGAAGTTTGGCTCAAATTAATCTAAAATTACCTTTTTCTAAAGAAGAAATGGAAGAATTTTTTAAAAAATTAATTGAAAAAAATTCTTTAAAAGAGGGCGGAATTTATATGCAAGTTACTAGAGGGGTAGCAAGTAGAAATTTTGCTCTTTTAGAAGGATTAAAACCTACTATTATGGCTTTTGCTTTTGAGTGTAATGTGATTGAGCATGAATTTGCTAAAAGTGGTGTTAATGTGATTTCAACAGCGGATTTAAGATGGAAAAGAAGAGATATAAAATCCATTTCTTTACTTGCTCAGTGTCTTGCAAAACAAGAAGCCATAAAAGCTAAAGCTTTTGAAGCTTTTATGGTAGAAAATGCTTTAGTAACTGAAGCTTCAAGTAGTTCAGCTTTTATCATAAAAAATAATACTTTAATCACCAAGCCTTTTTCTAATGAAATTTTACCAGGTATAAGACGCAAAAATATTTTAAAATTTGCAAAAGAATTAGGCCTTAGAGTAGATCAAAGAGCTTTTAGCATGAAAGAAGTCTATGAAGCAGACGAAGTGTTTATTTCTGCTGCTACTTTTTTAATTTTAGGTGTAATTAAGGCAGATAGTAAAGTCATTAAAGATGGGCAAGTTGGTTTTTATACTCAAAAACTACGAGAAAAATACATAGAAAAAATTATAAAAGAAACTGCTTGA
- a CDS encoding glycosyl transferase family 90 — MADCRFMMNVKGLSKRIIPRKIYQKQLDGILKQILSSKDIEYIFKRVNYYNLHNTFFDINKNGEKIHQFPLSKTSYAYDAYEIAKFFSSDFLWSKAFGDISYSLNFPSITKSRPIEKSPNNIILKLDKNRHFDFINDKYTFEEKENKLFFRGGVYQPWRIKFFEKYFMHKYCDIAHIGKKKPELYQWMKNWNFKINRSYQTRFKFLLSLEGNDVASNLKWAMKTNSLVLAPKMRYETWFMEGKLIPNEHFALIDDDYENVEELIDFYINNPKKAKEIIQNAHEYLEQFFDEKREKYIGILVLAKYFYFSKQLELPQDIVDLFQ, encoded by the coding sequence ATGGCTGATTGTAGATTTATGATGAATGTTAAAGGTTTGTCAAAACGAATAATACCTAGAAAAATTTATCAAAAACAATTAGATGGTATATTAAAACAAATTTTAAGCTCAAAAGATATCGAGTATATTTTTAAGCGTGTTAATTATTATAATTTACACAATACTTTTTTTGATATAAACAAAAATGGCGAAAAAATCCACCAATTTCCTTTGAGCAAAACTTCATACGCGTATGATGCATATGAAATAGCTAAATTTTTTAGTAGTGATTTTTTATGGAGTAAAGCTTTTGGAGATATTTCATATTCATTAAATTTTCCAAGTATTACAAAGTCAAGACCTATAGAAAAAAGTCCCAATAATATCATTTTAAAACTTGACAAAAATAGACATTTTGATTTTATAAACGATAAATATACTTTTGAAGAAAAGGAAAATAAACTATTTTTTAGAGGTGGTGTTTATCAGCCTTGGCGTATTAAATTTTTTGAAAAATATTTTATGCATAAGTATTGCGATATAGCTCATATAGGAAAGAAAAAGCCAGAACTTTATCAGTGGATGAAAAATTGGAATTTTAAAATTAATCGTTCTTATCAAACTCGGTTTAAATTTTTACTTTCTTTAGAGGGCAATGATGTTGCAAGTAATTTAAAATGGGCTATGAAAACAAATTCTTTAGTTTTAGCTCCAAAAATGCGTTATGAGACATGGTTTATGGAAGGAAAATTAATCCCTAATGAACATTTTGCATTAATAGATGATGATTATGAAAATGTAGAAGAATTAATAGATTTTTATATAAATAATCCTAAAAAAGCCAAAGAAATCATACAAAATGCTCATGAATATTTAGAGCAGTTTTTTGATGAAAAAAGGGAAAAATATATAGGTATTTTGGTTTTAGCTAAGTATTTTTATTTTTCAAAACAGCTTGAATTACCACAAGATATAGTTGATTTATTTCAATAA